One window of the Cydia amplana chromosome 26, ilCydAmpl1.1, whole genome shotgun sequence genome contains the following:
- the LOC134659973 gene encoding gastrula zinc finger protein XlCGF57.1-like, whose product METSADAGSMSSARVKQEAETDQTEIPLIKEEAGFVDAEACVKEECEDSTAGCGVSEAAMLAGLYDEHVVKDELVLGPERPHRPIVAPVVTAPTLASSAVVSCRRGSCSVRLERLLVDAARRTCRVGRRTYKLHATEPAPTPHVTTTIYQCHHCGKRFRSKSVLKKHVHNHSPLHNSTVGDYRLERHQMLHGDKKLKKKAHMIIHSGEKPFRCKYCGYESSRKSNLRTHLMTHTDEKPFRCTHCDHKSRTKPHLRNHLMTHTDEKPFSCSHCSYKCRRKADLQTHLVTHTEEKPFSCSHCSYKCRRKIDLQRHLMTHTDEKPFSCSHCGFKCRRKEDLQRHLMTHTDEMPFRCTHCGYKCRRKGNLHTHLMTHTEEKPFSCSHCSYKCRRKADLQTHLVTHTEEKPFSCSHCSYKCRRKADLQTHLVTHTEEKPFSCSHCSYKCRRKIDLQRHLMTHTDEKPFSCSHCGYKCRRKEDLQRHLMTHTDEKPFSCRYCSYKCRRKEDLQRHLMTHTDEKPFRCKHCAYMCKRKTVLLTHQMRSRSCVV is encoded by the exons ATGGAGACGAGTGCTGACGCGGGCAGCATGTCGTCGGCGCGCGTGAAGCAGGAGGCAGAGACGGACCAGACGGAAATAC CCCTTATTAAGGAGGAAGCCGGATTTGTGGATGCAGAGGCTTGTGTGAAGGAGGAGTGTGAGGACAGCACAGCCGGGTGCGGCGTGAGCGAGGCCGCCATGCTGGCCGGCCTGTACGACGAGCATGTGGTCAAGGACGAGCTCGTGCTGGGGCCGGAGCGCCCGCACCGCCCCATAGTCGCCCCGGTGGTGACAG CGCCCACTCTTGCGTCCTCAGCGGTGGTGTCGTGTCGGCGCGGCTCGTGCTCGGTCAGGCTGGAGCGCCTGCTGGTGGACGCGGCGCGCCGCACCTGCCGGGTCGGGCGCCGCACATACAAGCTGCACGCCACCGAGCCCGCACCCACACCCCATGTCACCACCACCATCTATCAATGTCACCATTGCGGCAAACGGTTCAGGAGCAAGTCGGTTTTGAAGAAGCACGTACACAATCACTCGCCTTTACATAATTCAACCGTAGGGGATTATCGTTTAGAACGACATCAAATGCTACACGGTGACAAAAAACTGAAGAAAAAGGCTCACATGATTATACACTCGGGCGAAAAGCCTTTCAGGTGTAAATACTGTGGCTACGAGAGTAGTAGAAAATCAAATTTACGGACTCACCTGATGACTCACACAGACGAGAAGCCTTTCAGGTGTACACACTGTGACCACAAGTCTAGAACAAAACCACACTTACGGAATCACCTGATGACTCATACAGACGAGAAGCCTTTCAGTTGTAGTCACTGTAGCTACAAGTGTAGAAGAAAAGCAGATTTACAAACTCACCTGGTGACTCACACAGAAGAGAAGCCTTTCAGCTGTAGTCACTGTAGCTACAAGTGTAGAAGAAAAATAGATTTACAGAGACACCTGATGACTCACACAGACGAGAAGCCTTTCAGTTGTAGTCACTGTGGCTTCAAGTGTAGAAGAAAAGAAGATTTACAGAGACACCTGATGACTCACACAGACGAGATGCCTTTCAGGTGTACACACTGTGGCTACAAGTGTAGAAGAAAGGGAAATTTACATACTCACCTGATGACTCACACAGAAGAGAAGCCTTTCAGTTGTAGTCACTGTAGCTACAAGTGTAGAAGAAAAGCAGATTTACAAACTCACCTGGTGACTCACACAGAAGAGAAGCCTTTCAGTTGTAGTCACTGTAGCTACAAGTGCAGAAGAAAAGCAGATTTACAAACTCACCTGGTGACTCACACAGAAGAGAAGCCTTTCAGCTGTAGTCACTGTAGCTACAAGTGTAGAAGAAAAATAGATTTACAGAGACACCTGATGACTCACACAGACGAGAAGCCTTTCAGTTGTAGTCACTGTGGCTACAAGTGTAGAAGAAAAGAAGATTTACAGAGACACCTGATGACTCACACAGACGAGAAGCCTTTCAGTTGTAGATACTGTAGCTACAAGTGTAGAAGAAAAGAAGATTTACAGCGTCACCTGATGACGCACACAGATGAGAAGCCTTTCAGGTGTAAACACTGTGCCTACATGTGTAAAAGAAAAACAGTATTACTGACTCACCAGATGAGAAGCCGTTCATGTGTAGTGTAG